The sequence GAAACAGCtgtgcctgcagaggccgccatgtgggaggcggaggccggGCCTCCTCAAATcggcctctccagacccacttgcagcctcccggcgtcctctccgggcccagctcttcctcccggctgtgtctccaggcctgactctggcctcccaacaccgtctttggactcagctcctgcccagctcccagcggCCCTGGTAGGCCCACCACTTCCcgaagccaagctccccaggcccagctcaggcctcacggtggcctctccaggctcagctcctgccctccgatggcaagGTCGGTGGGCTCTTctaggcccagcttgggcctcccggcggcctctgcaggcccaaatcgtcctgaagtcggcctctccaggcccagctccggcctcccggcggcctctgcaggcccaagtcgtcGTCAAGTCGGCCTGGAattgggcctggaagagcagcaagtcggccttcccgggcccagctccgtcctctcggcggcctctccaggtgcaaaacttcctcgagtcagcctctccaggcccagctcctcctgcctcccagtggcctctttcagccCAGACCAGCTCATGGCTCTtggcggccttcccaggccccgcttttgacttttggtggcctcttcaggcccagaacTTGACCTCCAGTGGGCCTTTgcaggcccggcctcctgcctctcgaaGGCCTGCATGGGCCTGGACTCACAGCAGACTCACAGCGgactctccatgcccagctagctcTTGCCTCATTGCGGCCTCCcgagtccaaagctcctgcctctcgGCCGCTTCGGCGGGCCCAGCTCCCGCCTGCCAGCGGCCTCTTTAGGCccagctcattcctcacaacggccttcccaggccccgtttttcccttccggcagcctcttggcctctaatttgtttatcttttgtgtataaatcccaaaatattgaattttggaatatttccaccattatgtaAATATTCTGGTAGGTGATTTATTTGGGGTGAGTTTCTGCACCAAgcccgaattttttattttattttacttattatttggtgttaaacaggtttaatgacggtcacggcaactttttggcacaatgaaaaatatcgcccatgatcaacgtgttctgttctggggaagggggcaaaggcagggtgaatcactttcttaaaaagtatagctcaagttgggagtgcagagggaatggggagaaaaccctcccgctgcctgtgtcgaagtgcaggagcccccacccccatactcacctgagtccagcccccctctgccccccgggtggctcagcccagctcctgcctaggaaagccttagtgttgggagggaccctgatgactgaggagcctggtagctccaggTCGCCCACACTTTCAGGTCTCTTGCCCCAGAAGGTGGCAGGATCCATTGGGAGGAAACAGGTCGCCTTGGAAGGCGTCCGTGGGTCCCCATCCCCAGGGGTAGGGGCCATAGGGGGCCCGCTCTGCTGCCTTGACCATActcctgggctttgaaggatcctgggcccagtaagaaggaggtgggtgccaaggttgaggaggaagcatccgagtatgtgtagggggaggacagggtgggaccatagactttgccaaaagctgcaggtggatcgggggaccctgggggctcaggatccagcaaggggcggcaggagtaaaggaggaaggaatgacaggtgcaagtaccttcccaccaaagcccttgttgccctctggctcctccccagagTTGTCCCCACTCTCAAGTCAGTCACCCACTCCTTGAACTTGAGATCAGTGTCAGTGGTGCTAAAGCCATCATCAGCAATGACAtcatcaccccctcctcctcatggATGACCGTGTGCTCCTCGTCACTCGCTATGTCCTCACTGGCCATGTGCTGGGAATGAGCATCTCaagtgggcagcagcagggctgcccactgGTCACCTCCCTCACCAGGGGCTGCAAAGTGGCCTGGAGCTTCATACTGAGTAGAAGGCTTTGGGCCAGAGTATGATGCAGTGCCAGACACCACCACCTGTGTCAGTTCCTGTAGTGCCTGACGGTCTATTTCCCTGCCGTCCAGGCTGTGTACCCCCCTGTGGGagaaggcttgggccaggctgagccaggttccCTGACTGTGTGCAGCCGTTCTGCCCCACAGAAGCTGCTCCTTGGTATCCGAGCTCTGGAGTGTTTAGGCTGCAACTGACAGGAGTTCAGAGGACACcccaggggcagtggcagtgCCCATCTCTGATATGCTCCGCTCCCACGAGCCCTTGTTACACTCCTGCTAGCCCCTGGCTTGTGGGCTTGGCCTCTGAGCTGGACTTCTTTCGGTCCTTGTTGCAAGTGGGCCACCttcacctggaaggccaggtcGTGGTATTTCTGCGTCTCATTGGGCCCCAGGGTGTACCACCGCTCGCTCAGCATCTGGCTGACGGTCCGGATATCCTGGTTGGAGTGACCCTGGTGCGCCCTGCCAGGGCCTGGTGCCGCTTGCTGAAGATCATGACCGCCACTCATGGGCCACCGGATGTGGTCCTTGTCCCATTTGTTGGGGCTGCGTCCATCCTTCTCAGAAGATGAGTCCTGTTCCTTGCGCAGGGCACTGAGGGACTGGGCCTGACATCATCTGAGTGGTAGAGGCAACTGGGTGTCAGGAGACATGATGGAGAGGAAAGCATCATCATGGtcattctctgtctcactgtccagcagggactcccctgaggggcccagggctcctcctccatggtgggaggtgagcttttaccaggttccaccacccccaaagtgtgtggggttgcgggccctgggctttcagggcaggtggctccagggggccgcccagggtcaacactccctgtcccacctggtggatgctcatgagcaacagctgccaacttggcaggttgttttctctggttggaggccactgagtgactggcaggttgctgggcctcgtgtggctgcagggaggggtgaggaaggggatgGAGTACCAGGGGAACATGGCCACAGAGTGACCTTCCACATTCCTCCACACGAACATGCTGACGCCACGGGAGGCCTCACTGAACGCAGGCCTGGGGGCCGAGTACTTGGTCCGGGCGGGGGGTTCctggcaggggctcacacctcgccccctcctcagccaaggtggcttgggcccagagaagggggggttggagaggagcagaaggccaggcctcaagttttgttttttttgtttgtttttttgtttttgaaatgtagtttgactcttgtcacccaggctggagtg comes from Pan troglodytes isolate AG18354 chromosome 7, NHGRI_mPanTro3-v2.0_pri, whole genome shotgun sequence and encodes:
- the LOC134810700 gene encoding putative uncharacterized protein FLJ44672, which encodes MQPGETAVPAEAAMWEAEAGPPQIGLSRPTCSLPASSPGPALPPGCVSRPDSGLPTPSLDSAPAQLPAALVGPPLPEAKLPRPSSGLTVASPGSAPALRWQGRWALLGPAWASRRPLQAQIVLKSASPGPAPASRRPLQAQVVVKSAWNWAWKSSKSAFPGPAPSSRRPLQVQNFLESASPGPAPPASQWPLSAQTSSWLLAAFPGPAFDFWWPLQAQNLTSSGPLQARPPASRRPAWAWTHSRLTADSPCPASSCLIAASRVQSSCLSAASAGPAPACQRPL